A stretch of the Deltaproteobacteria bacterium IMCC39524 genome encodes the following:
- a CDS encoding DUF3373 family protein — MATLLALPMTTFAAGQEDAMISELQKQIQELSEELEELNDRVDGAERHATLDRIEFSGDLRSRAHSLHYNDVTFNPGIQVDFTDFFNKAAVWQTDPGSGAALNTLFTNLAKTDPEMFTMLQQMMGAYMMDPVNNAPGVGNFRLAINPDTSDINNDIMYDSRLRLNMKAKVWDNVKFSGRLAMYKNWGDSTNSQVFDSWRAFSMDGTNGGNTNGDALRVDRAYMDWSNIADTGMYLSIGRRPSTYGPPTEVRENELRGGTPTGNVMFLNFDGITVGRSLEDLTGIEGMVARFCYGQGFESEWGNGELFNDLRTTKDTHFAGFNFDLYNDGQNFFQTTIFTAQDINDGFKGTIAFPTQYAELFAPTLYKDMQKFPNFNFETRYQPSTTIGDINLAGMVFSRAEDNGIKWFTSVGWTQMRPNGNAGMFGGMGTDAVFEAELSADGTEIYMVPKNASEDKNRDGYGFYAGVQVPAPYGKAGLEYNYGSKYWTPFTQGQDDSLGSKLATRGHVGEAYYIFDINPKMFIKLAGLYYDFEYSNSGSPVGKPKKIDDIQDGTAYSLLPVIDTAYDLNASLTVQF; from the coding sequence ATGGCGACGCTGCTGGCTCTGCCGATGACCACCTTCGCGGCGGGCCAAGAAGACGCCATGATCTCGGAGCTGCAGAAGCAGATCCAGGAGTTGAGCGAAGAACTTGAGGAGCTGAACGATCGTGTCGATGGCGCTGAGCGTCACGCGACCCTCGATCGCATTGAGTTCAGCGGGGACTTGCGCTCCAGAGCTCACAGCCTGCACTACAATGATGTGACTTTTAACCCAGGGATTCAGGTTGATTTCACGGATTTCTTCAACAAAGCGGCAGTTTGGCAGACAGACCCAGGTTCGGGTGCTGCGCTGAATACACTGTTTACCAACTTGGCTAAAACTGATCCTGAAATGTTCACAATGCTTCAGCAAATGATGGGCGCATACATGATGGATCCAGTCAACAATGCTCCTGGTGTTGGGAATTTCAGACTTGCAATAAATCCCGACACAAGCGACATCAACAACGACATCATGTACGACTCCCGTTTACGCCTCAACATGAAAGCTAAGGTGTGGGACAATGTTAAGTTTTCTGGTCGTCTGGCCATGTACAAGAACTGGGGTGATTCTACCAATTCTCAGGTTTTTGATTCCTGGCGAGCCTTCTCCATGGACGGCACCAACGGTGGGAACACTAACGGTGACGCCCTTCGCGTAGATCGCGCCTACATGGACTGGAGCAATATCGCTGATACGGGCATGTACCTCTCCATCGGTCGTCGTCCCTCCACTTACGGCCCTCCCACCGAGGTCCGCGAGAACGAACTGCGCGGCGGCACCCCGACCGGTAACGTCATGTTCCTCAACTTTGACGGCATCACGGTTGGCCGCAGCCTCGAAGACCTGACCGGCATCGAAGGCATGGTCGCCCGCTTCTGCTACGGCCAGGGTTTTGAGTCCGAGTGGGGCAACGGTGAGCTTTTCAACGACCTCAGAACCACTAAAGACACCCATTTTGCCGGCTTCAACTTCGACCTGTACAATGATGGCCAGAACTTCTTCCAGACCACTATCTTTACGGCCCAGGACATCAACGACGGCTTCAAGGGAACCATCGCTTTCCCGACTCAATATGCCGAGCTGTTCGCTCCAACGCTGTACAAGGACATGCAGAAGTTCCCCAACTTCAACTTTGAAACCCGCTATCAGCCCAGCACTACGATCGGTGATATCAACCTCGCTGGCATGGTCTTCTCCCGTGCTGAAGACAACGGCATTAAATGGTTCACCTCTGTCGGTTGGACCCAGATGCGCCCCAACGGCAATGCCGGCATGTTCGGCGGCATGGGCACCGATGCAGTTTTCGAAGCCGAGCTCTCTGCTGACGGCACCGAGATCTATATGGTTCCGAAAAACGCCAGCGAAGACAAGAACCGCGACGGTTACGGCTTCTACGCCGGTGTCCAGGTTCCAGCGCCCTACGGCAAGGCCGGCCTGGAGTACAACTACGGCTCCAAATACTGGACCCCTTTCACCCAGGGCCAAGATGACTCTCTTGGCAGCAAGCTGGCCACCCGCGGTCATGTCGGCGAAGCCTACTATATCTTCGACATTAACCCGAAGATGTTCATCAAGCTTGCTGGTCTCTACTACGACTTCGAGTACAGCAACAGCGGCTCACCGGTTGGCAAGCCGAAAAAGATTGACGACATCCAGGATGGCACTGCTTACTCCCTGTTGCCCGTCATCGACACAGCTTATGACCTGAATGCTTCTCTGACAGTGCAGTTCTAA
- a CDS encoding cytochrome c — protein sequence MKVVLKSLKVSCLTLFFASLITITIAQAAIEGGDSKAGKALAKEKCKYCHLAGSDGGTMTPLSKTQKQWERFYKKDKHNKLAPGAWDKISSNELIDIIQFMYDHAADSAQPETCGQ from the coding sequence ATGAAAGTTGTCCTGAAATCGCTTAAGGTCTCTTGTTTAACCCTGTTTTTTGCGAGCCTGATTACAATCACAATCGCGCAAGCTGCAATCGAAGGGGGCGATTCCAAGGCAGGCAAGGCCCTGGCAAAAGAGAAGTGCAAGTATTGTCATCTGGCCGGAAGCGATGGCGGCACCATGACGCCACTCTCGAAGACTCAGAAACAGTGGGAGCGTTTCTACAAGAAAGACAAGCATAACAAGCTTGCACCGGGAGCCTGGGACAAGATTTCTTCAAACGAACTTATTGATATCATACAGTTTATGTATGATCATGCCGCAGACTCTGCACAACCGGAAACCTGCGGCCAGTAG